A DNA window from Pseudomonas sp. GD03919 contains the following coding sequences:
- a CDS encoding cytochrome C oxidase subunit IV family protein: MIWLFLVLATLGSTWLAGHHSFAGEWTVVFVMLVAYIKGRAIMLYFMDLRAANPAWRLPFEVWGIASAAVIIGFWLQAANG; this comes from the coding sequence ATGATCTGGCTATTCCTGGTTCTCGCTACGCTCGGCAGTACCTGGCTAGCAGGACACCATTCCTTCGCCGGCGAATGGACCGTGGTATTCGTCATGCTGGTTGCCTACATCAAGGGGCGCGCGATCATGCTCTACTTCATGGATCTGCGCGCAGCGAATCCGGCATGGCGACTCCCGTTCGAGGTATGGGGCATCGCCTCTGCCGCCGTCATCATCGGCTTCTGGCTGCAGGCAGCCAACGGCTGA
- a CDS encoding efflux RND transporter permease subunit, whose amino-acid sequence MGNMKVDAARKAPEATVRGEFKLEEFDSNWVGRLAFAIFHWRLPLLILGILGTLFFAYSASKLQLSSGFNKMIPANHEYMKTFSDYSEVFGGADQVLVAIQVKDGDIYAKDVMEIVRGVTEEMFYIDGVERSSLTSLVTPNVRYNEVVEEGFKSGNLVPGDFSGTNEDLERVRSNVMKSDWVGRIVADDMTATMVVATLMATEPGSDQPLDLRRVGAQLEDIRSKFEGDRVSIHIVGFAKASSDIADGAAGVVVFFGLAFVITAVLLYWYSGSVMLTAWALIAALIPVVWLLGILPLIGRGLDPMSILVPFLIFSIGVSHAVQMTNAWKLETLLGHDGVTASRNCVMKLFVPGTMALIIMAAAFMVIAVVDIQIVQELAMISTIGVSLMLLSNKVLLPILLSYMAFPARDLAKLKGYETSGNAAWEKLGWLATPRGAVLPILLGLALAVFGAWKAQDLKVGDMGKGVPELWEDSRYNQDVELITSRFAIGVDLLQIIVEIKGDDSPCVRRDVLEKIEKFDFLMRQTDGVAAVRSLPSFIGKVTQDFAEGWYKWRTLPETTPQIAQGIGMATRLGNEYRNSTCDALPISIYTSDHQATTISHIVDVIKAFKAEHDTDEVVFRLASGNVGVMAATNEVVHKSEMIVNLAVFGTVALMCMLVFRSWRITLSVIVPVALITLLCNAIMAMMGIGVKVNTLPVIAIAVGLGVDYGIYMFERAQHEMHERGHNLRDAFVLGLKARATASVFTAVTMSISVLIWVMSSLKFQADMGLLLAFMFLVNVFGAILLAPAVAALLGVGKKTGQGGKAAH is encoded by the coding sequence ATGGGAAATATGAAAGTAGATGCGGCGCGCAAGGCACCAGAGGCCACGGTCCGTGGTGAGTTCAAGCTGGAGGAGTTTGACAGCAATTGGGTGGGCCGGTTGGCCTTCGCCATTTTCCACTGGCGTTTACCGCTGTTGATCCTGGGGATTCTGGGTACCCTCTTTTTCGCTTATTCGGCCAGCAAGCTGCAATTGAGTTCGGGTTTCAACAAGATGATTCCCGCCAATCACGAGTACATGAAGACCTTCTCCGATTACAGCGAGGTATTCGGCGGGGCGGATCAGGTGCTGGTGGCGATTCAGGTCAAGGACGGCGATATCTATGCCAAGGACGTCATGGAGATCGTCCGCGGCGTGACCGAGGAAATGTTCTATATCGACGGGGTGGAGCGTAGCTCGCTGACCTCGCTGGTCACGCCCAATGTGCGTTACAACGAAGTGGTGGAGGAGGGCTTCAAGAGCGGCAACCTGGTGCCCGGTGACTTCAGCGGTACCAACGAGGATCTGGAGCGGGTTCGCAGCAACGTGATGAAGTCCGACTGGGTAGGCCGCATCGTTGCCGATGACATGACCGCTACCATGGTCGTGGCCACGCTGATGGCGACCGAGCCCGGCTCGGACCAGCCGCTGGATCTGCGCCGGGTCGGCGCGCAACTGGAGGATATTCGTAGCAAATTCGAGGGTGATCGGGTATCCATCCATATCGTCGGCTTCGCCAAGGCTTCGTCGGACATAGCCGATGGCGCCGCTGGGGTGGTGGTGTTCTTTGGCCTGGCGTTCGTGATAACCGCCGTGCTGCTGTACTGGTATTCCGGCTCGGTCATGCTCACGGCCTGGGCGCTGATCGCGGCGCTGATCCCGGTCGTCTGGCTGCTGGGCATTCTGCCGCTGATCGGGCGCGGGCTGGACCCGATGTCGATTCTGGTTCCCTTCCTGATCTTCTCCATCGGCGTATCCCATGCGGTACAGATGACCAACGCCTGGAAGCTGGAAACGCTGCTGGGCCATGACGGGGTGACGGCTTCGCGCAACTGCGTCATGAAGCTGTTCGTCCCGGGGACCATGGCGCTGATCATCATGGCCGCCGCTTTCATGGTCATCGCGGTGGTCGATATCCAGATCGTCCAGGAACTGGCGATGATATCGACCATCGGCGTCAGCCTGATGCTGCTGAGCAACAAGGTCCTGCTGCCCATCCTGCTGTCCTACATGGCGTTTCCGGCCAGGGACCTGGCCAAGCTCAAAGGCTATGAAACGAGCGGCAACGCGGCCTGGGAGAAGCTGGGCTGGCTGGCCACGCCCAGGGGCGCGGTACTGCCCATTCTGCTCGGCCTGGCTCTGGCGGTCTTCGGTGCCTGGAAGGCCCAGGATCTGAAGGTAGGCGACATGGGCAAGGGCGTGCCGGAGCTGTGGGAAGATTCCCGCTACAACCAGGACGTCGAGCTGATTACCAGCCGTTTCGCCATCGGTGTCGATCTGCTGCAGATCATCGTGGAAATCAAGGGCGATGACTCGCCCTGCGTCAGGCGCGATGTCCTGGAGAAGATCGAGAAGTTCGATTTTCTCATGCGCCAGACCGATGGAGTCGCGGCCGTTCGCAGCCTGCCGTCCTTCATCGGCAAGGTGACCCAGGACTTCGCGGAAGGCTGGTACAAGTGGCGCACGCTGCCGGAGACGACACCGCAGATCGCCCAGGGCATCGGCATGGCGACCCGTCTCGGCAACGAGTACCGCAATTCGACCTGCGATGCGCTGCCGATTTCCATCTACACCAGCGATCACCAGGCGACGACCATTTCCCATATCGTCGATGTGATCAAGGCGTTCAAGGCCGAGCACGATACCGATGAGGTGGTGTTCCGCCTGGCCTCGGGCAACGTCGGCGTGATGGCGGCGACCAACGAGGTCGTGCACAAATCCGAAATGATCGTCAACCTGGCGGTATTTGGCACCGTGGCACTGATGTGCATGCTGGTATTCAGGTCCTGGCGCATCACGCTCAGCGTGATCGTGCCGGTCGCCCTTATCACGCTGTTGTGCAACGCGATCATGGCGATGATGGGGATTGGTGTGAAAGTGAATACCCTGCCGGTCATCGCCATCGCCGTCGGCCTGGGGGTGGATTACGGGATATACATGTTCGAGCGCGCTCAGCATGAGATGCACGAGCGTGGCCACAACTTGCGTGACGCCTTCGTCCTCGGTCTCAAGGCGCGTGCCACGGCCTCGGTATTCACTGCCGTAACCATGTCGATATCGGTGCTGATCTGGGTCATGTCCTCGCTCAAGTTCCAGGCGGACATGGGGTTGCTGCTGGCATTCATGTTCTTGGTGAACGTGTTTGGCGCCATCCTGCTGGCTCCGGCCGTTGCCGCCCTCCTCGGGGTTGGCAAAAAGACAGGCCAGGGCGGGAAGGCGGCGCACTGA
- a CDS encoding WD40/YVTN/BNR-like repeat-containing protein — protein MKYFIACLASVSLLSASAGYALASDLHRGLPPNVSPGKAALYDLKPANGALLAVGEIGLIMRSEDDGRTWTSQYAPTDRTLVSIQALSDELLLAVGHGGTIVRSTDAGLSWQVIELDEAGLDSFLGITHLGSGRLLAYGAYGMYFTSDDDGLTWSRRHVFDEEFEWHITGIGEQGDRLYLVGEAGTLGVSEDAGQTWRKLDSPYGGSFFGVLALKDGALLVYGMRGHAFRSVDQGQSWSAISLGSQSAINDGTVAESGKVLLTGDNGLLATSADNGRTFEILPAPSSNPIGSALYARDGALVYVGYMAAGRLAAADDDNLK, from the coding sequence ATGAAATACTTTATCGCGTGCCTTGCTTCAGTGTCGCTTCTATCGGCGTCGGCCGGATATGCCCTGGCCTCCGATCTGCACCGAGGCTTGCCGCCGAATGTCTCACCCGGCAAAGCGGCGCTCTATGATCTGAAACCAGCCAATGGCGCCTTGCTCGCTGTGGGTGAAATCGGCCTGATCATGCGTTCCGAGGATGATGGCCGAACCTGGACCTCCCAGTATGCCCCCACGGACCGAACGCTGGTATCGATCCAGGCCCTCAGCGATGAGTTGCTGCTGGCCGTAGGGCATGGTGGCACCATCGTGCGCAGTACGGACGCCGGGCTGAGTTGGCAAGTGATCGAGCTTGACGAGGCGGGGCTGGACTCCTTTCTCGGCATAACCCATCTCGGCAGCGGCCGCTTGCTGGCCTATGGCGCCTACGGCATGTATTTCACATCGGACGACGATGGCCTCACCTGGTCGAGACGCCATGTGTTCGATGAGGAATTCGAATGGCACATCACTGGCATCGGCGAGCAGGGTGACAGGCTTTACCTGGTCGGTGAGGCCGGCACGCTGGGGGTTTCGGAGGATGCGGGGCAGACCTGGCGCAAACTGGATTCCCCCTATGGCGGTTCCTTCTTCGGCGTGCTGGCGCTCAAGGATGGCGCATTGCTTGTGTATGGCATGCGTGGCCATGCGTTTCGCTCGGTCGACCAGGGGCAAAGCTGGTCGGCTATTTCCCTGGGTAGCCAAAGCGCTATCAATGACGGCACCGTGGCCGAGAGCGGCAAAGTCCTGCTGACTGGCGACAACGGCCTGCTTGCGACCAGTGCCGACAATGGTCGGACCTTCGAGATCCTGCCCGCCCCGAGCTCCAACCCGATTGGCAGTGCGCTCTATGCCCGTGACGGGGCCCTGGTGTACGTCGGTTACATGGCGGCTGGCCGGCTGGCCGCTGCCGATGACGATAATCTGAAGTAG
- a CDS encoding DUF1329 domain-containing protein, with the protein MKNISKALGCSVLSMLGASVAFAQMAPEDLARLGNDLTPNGAEAAGNAAGTIPAWTGGLTEPPAGWKPEMGYVDPFKDEQPLFVITAQNMAEHAEQLTPGLKALLEKYPSYRVPVYKTHRTFAHPQHIYEETRAKAATARVNGLALENYDVPGTPFPVPQSGVEAMYNHTTKYFGGYNACRDWLPVRGNGSYYRVGFCEDMIQGQNMTPRQPGNVFSFFGAYDAPATLVGTIYLVHDPVDFTKASRQAWIYNAGQRRVRRAPDLAYDNIEDGTEGMRTTDDYWGFQGALDRYDWKLVGKKEMYIPYNAYKVMDPKLKYADMVDKGGLKSELMRYELHRVWVVEATLRSGVSHVLSKRTFYLDEDSHIIALADGYDSRGNLWRVYHYPLVQAYDAGVMFQTSFTTSDLSNGNYMVSALTNERPQPAYRWNATGNANDFTADAIRRRGVR; encoded by the coding sequence ATGAAAAATATCTCTAAGGCGCTGGGTTGCTCGGTGCTGTCCATGCTCGGTGCGAGCGTGGCCTTTGCCCAGATGGCCCCGGAAGATCTGGCCCGCCTGGGCAATGACCTGACTCCGAACGGTGCTGAAGCGGCCGGCAATGCCGCCGGCACCATCCCGGCCTGGACCGGCGGCCTGACCGAGCCACCGGCGGGTTGGAAGCCGGAAATGGGCTATGTGGACCCATTCAAGGATGAACAGCCACTGTTCGTCATTACCGCCCAGAACATGGCCGAGCATGCCGAGCAATTGACGCCCGGTCTCAAGGCCCTGCTGGAGAAATACCCAAGCTACCGCGTGCCGGTCTACAAGACCCACCGGACCTTCGCCCATCCGCAGCATATCTATGAAGAAACCCGTGCCAAGGCGGCCACTGCGCGTGTTAACGGCCTGGCTCTGGAAAACTACGATGTGCCCGGCACGCCCTTCCCGGTGCCGCAAAGTGGCGTGGAAGCGATGTACAACCATACAACCAAGTATTTTGGTGGCTACAACGCCTGCCGTGACTGGCTGCCGGTGCGGGGCAACGGTTCCTATTACCGTGTCGGTTTCTGTGAGGACATGATCCAGGGGCAGAACATGACTCCGCGCCAGCCGGGTAATGTGTTCTCCTTCTTTGGCGCTTACGATGCGCCGGCTACCCTGGTAGGTACCATCTACCTGGTACATGATCCGGTGGACTTTACCAAGGCATCCCGTCAGGCGTGGATCTACAACGCCGGGCAGCGCCGTGTTCGCCGCGCGCCGGACCTGGCCTACGACAATATCGAAGATGGTACCGAAGGCATGCGTACCACTGATGACTACTGGGGTTTCCAGGGCGCTTTGGATCGCTATGACTGGAAGTTGGTAGGCAAGAAGGAAATGTATATTCCCTACAATGCCTACAAGGTGATGGATCCGAAGCTCAAATATGCCGATATGGTCGACAAGGGCGGCCTGAAGTCCGAACTGATGCGCTATGAGCTGCACCGCGTCTGGGTGGTGGAGGCGACCCTGCGCTCGGGCGTGTCGCACGTCCTGTCCAAGCGGACCTTCTATCTGGATGAGGACAGCCACATCATTGCCCTGGCTGACGGTTATGACAGCCGTGGCAACCTCTGGCGTGTCTACCACTACCCGCTGGTGCAGGCCTACGATGCCGGTGTGATGTTCCAGACCTCGTTCACTACGTCCGATCTGTCCAATGGTAACTACATGGTGTCAGCGCTGACCAATGAGCGTCCGCAGCCGGCCTATCGCTGGAATGCGACCGGCAACGCCAATGACTTTACCGCGGATGCCATTCGCAGGCGTGGGGTGCGCTGA
- a CDS encoding MarR family winged helix-turn-helix transcriptional regulator: MQCDETRGAEEAHPTAGMATAPSPSPHSAVAPILGFFYSIHYQFGMALERAMCQDQLSRQQAAILWIVHSEAGNDGWVRRRAIELALKSWFECSNSRVSKLLKELSSSPLPLIRQEASPGSKREKIVSLTQGGKDLLGNMQQAGRDFFASYFAHMWQEEMHWGHQFLSMAFAAHTRTAPITTKLPPPPLRLLAADTSAPPRQVTNRSSNRL; this comes from the coding sequence ATGCAATGCGATGAAACGCGAGGCGCCGAAGAAGCCCATCCCACGGCAGGGATGGCCACCGCCCCAAGCCCCTCCCCGCACAGCGCCGTCGCCCCCATTCTCGGCTTCTTCTATTCCATTCACTATCAGTTCGGCATGGCGCTGGAACGTGCCATGTGCCAGGACCAGTTGTCCAGGCAACAGGCCGCCATCCTCTGGATCGTCCACTCCGAAGCCGGCAACGATGGATGGGTAAGAAGACGGGCGATCGAGCTGGCCCTGAAAAGCTGGTTCGAATGCAGCAATTCCCGGGTTTCCAAACTGCTCAAGGAACTGTCCAGCTCGCCCCTGCCACTGATTCGCCAGGAGGCAAGCCCCGGCTCGAAACGAGAGAAAATCGTCTCGCTGACCCAGGGCGGCAAGGATCTTCTCGGCAACATGCAGCAGGCAGGCAGGGATTTCTTTGCCAGCTACTTTGCCCATATGTGGCAGGAGGAAATGCACTGGGGGCATCAGTTCCTGAGCATGGCCTTTGCCGCACACACGCGCACCGCGCCCATCACCACGAAACTGCCGCCCCCACCGTTACGCCTGCTCGCAGCCGACACCAGCGCACCGCCCAGGCAAGTGACGAATCGGTCATCGAATAGACTGTAG
- a CDS encoding DUF1302 domain-containing protein yields MAVYQDGGRRFVPAPSDGSPLEKDSFFSHPPLVVSIGYGIVQYQWLLFKNCLIFGRLCACWLVFAGPFCLINKNKQGKSMKNNNKSMSLLSAAIASAVAMMAAPIHATTSFEVGNGWRGDLSSNLSLASSWRSRNPDSKLIHPGTGALAGTTGTGNAPIDEGNLNYGRGDAFSTQVKLISELGISKGSRGAFVRAKAWYDYALNDTDVRVGSQNNGYNNYDLATNSLGKRKPLSDKGFERLNQFDGVYLLDAYVYDTFDVAGEALQVRLGNQVVNWGESLFIQGVNQINPIDVPSFRKPGAQVKEVFLPVPILFASQSLGKWGGLEAFYQFKWENSPIEAGCGNYWGIFPGPIGASPGSCDNAIGLLDSNAMSVAAGAYVPIVKGKKAGNSGQFGLAYRTFFESIESELGLYAMQVHSRTPVVSLIQGASSSLIPVSAMWEYPEDIKIFGASLAGNFKGWSVAAELSHHRDVPAQIDGNDLLMSGLAATGALTGAPVAIGPYGQGAMAIGGSGYQTGFTRTNKTQLQFNTIKVGRGILNAQQYLLIGEVGVQWNDLDLGSDDLRYGRAFIFGPGAHATYGPDACALGNINKEGCKNDGYVTRSAWGYRLRGELTYNNVGGSGIAITPSVFWSHDVKGWSVDGQFAEDRMALGVGAKFSYDKKYTLDLSITEFNRNAKYDPLRDRGFYSAAFSVSF; encoded by the coding sequence ATGGCTGTTTATCAAGATGGCGGCAGGCGCTTCGTACCCGCTCCATCCGATGGATCACCTCTCGAGAAGGACAGCTTTTTTTCGCATCCGCCACTGGTGGTTTCCATTGGATATGGTATCGTCCAATACCAATGGCTTCTGTTTAAAAACTGTTTGATCTTCGGCCGGCTCTGTGCGTGCTGGCTGGTTTTTGCAGGGCCATTCTGTCTGATCAATAAGAATAAGCAGGGCAAGTCTATGAAAAACAACAACAAGAGTATGTCGTTGCTCAGTGCCGCCATCGCCTCTGCGGTGGCGATGATGGCGGCGCCAATCCATGCGACAACCTCCTTCGAGGTGGGTAATGGTTGGCGGGGCGATCTGAGTTCCAATCTGTCGCTGGCCTCCAGCTGGCGTTCGCGCAATCCCGATTCGAAGCTGATTCATCCGGGAACCGGTGCTCTGGCGGGGACCACCGGAACCGGCAATGCACCAATTGACGAGGGTAACCTCAACTATGGGCGCGGGGATGCGTTTTCCACTCAGGTCAAATTGATTTCCGAGTTGGGCATCAGTAAAGGCAGTCGCGGTGCCTTCGTGCGGGCCAAGGCCTGGTATGACTATGCGCTGAATGATACCGATGTTCGGGTTGGCAGCCAGAATAACGGCTACAACAATTATGATCTGGCCACCAACAGTCTGGGCAAGCGCAAGCCGTTATCCGACAAGGGCTTCGAGCGACTGAATCAATTCGATGGCGTCTATCTGCTGGATGCTTATGTCTATGACACCTTTGACGTGGCAGGTGAAGCGCTGCAGGTGCGGCTGGGCAATCAGGTGGTCAACTGGGGTGAGAGCCTGTTCATTCAGGGCGTGAACCAGATCAACCCGATCGACGTTCCTTCGTTCAGAAAGCCGGGTGCACAGGTCAAGGAAGTGTTCCTGCCGGTCCCGATCCTGTTCGCCAGTCAGAGCCTCGGGAAGTGGGGCGGGCTTGAGGCGTTCTATCAGTTCAAGTGGGAAAATTCACCGATCGAAGCTGGTTGCGGCAATTATTGGGGCATATTTCCCGGCCCCATCGGTGCAAGTCCCGGTAGTTGTGACAATGCCATTGGCTTGCTTGACTCGAACGCAATGAGTGTCGCTGCTGGTGCCTACGTACCGATTGTCAAAGGCAAGAAGGCTGGAAACAGTGGTCAATTCGGGCTGGCCTATCGTACGTTCTTTGAAAGTATCGAGTCTGAGCTGGGCCTGTACGCAATGCAGGTTCATTCGCGCACGCCGGTCGTCTCGCTTATTCAAGGGGCCAGCAGTTCGCTTATTCCTGTCTCGGCGATGTGGGAGTATCCGGAGGATATCAAAATCTTTGGGGCAAGCCTGGCGGGTAACTTCAAGGGGTGGTCGGTAGCTGCTGAGTTGAGCCATCACCGTGACGTGCCGGCGCAGATCGATGGTAATGACCTGTTGATGAGTGGGTTGGCTGCAACGGGTGCGCTCACGGGGGCGCCGGTGGCGATAGGTCCCTATGGTCAAGGCGCCATGGCGATAGGTGGAAGTGGTTATCAGACTGGGTTTACCCGCACCAACAAAACGCAGCTGCAGTTCAATACCATCAAGGTTGGCCGTGGCATTCTCAATGCTCAGCAATATCTCTTGATCGGCGAAGTCGGAGTTCAGTGGAACGATCTGGATCTGGGCAGTGATGATCTGCGCTATGGGCGTGCCTTCATTTTCGGGCCGGGGGCGCACGCAACTTATGGGCCGGATGCCTGCGCATTGGGCAATATCAATAAAGAAGGTTGCAAGAATGATGGCTATGTGACTCGTTCCGCCTGGGGCTACCGGCTGCGCGGCGAGTTGACCTACAACAACGTCGGGGGCAGCGGTATTGCGATCACTCCGAGTGTGTTCTGGTCGCATGATGTCAAGGGCTGGTCGGTTGACGGTCAGTTCGCCGAGGATCGCATGGCTCTGGGTGTGGGGGCGAAATTTTCCTATGACAAGAAATACACCCTTGATCTGAGCATCACCGAGTTCAATCGCAACGCCAAATATGACCCCTTGCGTGACCGTGGCTTCTACTCCGCCGCGTTCAGCGTCAGTTTCTGA
- a CDS encoding alkane 1-monooxygenase, which yields MDYLKYYLPVLVQLTALGGLLVGGDWVWIGVATFPALAIIDSLLPRDYSARKMSSKALALIPVWICTLLGPVLYLGLAYTVVTAELSGWQMLGAVLSCAWMSVLPLVPSSHELYHQRDAFSRFVGRYAQVCYLDCTRDIGHVVTHHIHVGTTEDSDTAPRGVSLYAFAPHAVVETTLDCQRTESNALEKRGLGRWSIHHRLWKAIVAQVVFQAIIFSIGGIQANLLALAAMLVARFWIETFNYFQHYGQVRLPGTPIEKRHVWNHLSPLSRIMTFEITNHADHHLNSFQPYFALVPDRDAIPLPNVFLCFWAALIPPVWYNLIIKPALKRWDNEFASPEERNLAKAQNERAGWPNWFDDAKARAGQTTAGQV from the coding sequence ATGGACTACCTGAAATACTACCTACCGGTGCTGGTTCAGTTGACCGCCCTTGGCGGCCTGCTGGTCGGAGGCGACTGGGTCTGGATCGGCGTTGCCACCTTCCCCGCCCTCGCCATCATCGACAGCCTGCTGCCCAGGGACTATTCCGCTCGCAAGATGTCCAGCAAGGCGCTGGCATTGATTCCGGTCTGGATCTGCACCCTGCTCGGGCCGGTGCTCTACCTGGGGCTGGCCTACACCGTCGTGACCGCCGAACTGTCCGGCTGGCAGATGCTCGGCGCCGTGCTGAGCTGCGCCTGGATGTCGGTTCTGCCGCTGGTGCCCTCGTCCCATGAGCTTTACCACCAACGCGATGCCTTCTCCCGCTTCGTCGGCCGCTACGCCCAGGTCTGCTACCTGGACTGCACCAGGGACATCGGCCACGTCGTGACCCACCACATCCACGTCGGCACCACGGAAGACAGCGATACGGCCCCCCGGGGTGTTTCCCTGTATGCCTTTGCCCCCCATGCGGTGGTCGAAACCACACTCGACTGCCAGCGCACCGAGTCCAATGCCCTGGAAAAACGCGGCCTGGGCCGCTGGTCCATTCACCACCGGCTGTGGAAAGCCATCGTTGCCCAGGTGGTGTTCCAGGCCATCATCTTCTCCATCGGCGGCATCCAGGCCAACCTGCTCGCCCTAGCAGCCATGCTGGTCGCCCGTTTCTGGATCGAAACCTTCAACTACTTCCAGCATTACGGCCAGGTTCGCCTGCCCGGCACCCCGATTGAAAAACGCCATGTCTGGAATCACCTGAGCCCCCTGTCGCGGATCATGACGTTCGAGATCACCAACCACGCGGACCATCACCTGAATTCCTTCCAGCCCTACTTCGCGCTGGTGCCTGATCGCGATGCCATTCCGCTGCCGAATGTCTTCCTCTGCTTCTGGGCCGCGCTGATTCCGCCGGTCTGGTACAACCTGATCATCAAGCCGGCCCTGAAACGCTGGGACAATGAATTCGCCTCCCCGGAGGAGCGCAATCTGGCCAAGGCGCAGAACGAACGCGCCGGATGGCCGAACTGGTTCGACGATGCAAAAGCACGGGCTGGCCAGACGACCGCCGGACAGGTCTGA
- a CDS encoding cytochrome c oxidase subunit 3, with product MNAIQNPVAQAATPAHRANLLPGVLWFILADIMVFFMIFADFMMQRAGQLDVFEQSAATLDVQLGVLNTLILITSGLFVVFAVNAAKAGDRGATRRWLLVSFVVGAGFAVTKWYEWSGKLDQGITMYTNDYYMFYYTLTGAHFLHFIGGMVALAILWFLVGRQQINARLLNTIEAGALYWHMVDLLWIFLFPMLYLLGAR from the coding sequence ATGAATGCGATCCAGAACCCGGTAGCACAGGCTGCCACCCCCGCCCACCGCGCCAACCTGCTGCCGGGCGTGCTGTGGTTCATCCTGGCGGACATCATGGTGTTCTTCATGATTTTCGCCGATTTCATGATGCAGCGGGCGGGGCAGCTTGATGTCTTCGAGCAGTCCGCCGCGACCCTGGACGTGCAGTTGGGTGTGCTCAACACACTGATCCTGATCACCAGCGGTCTGTTCGTGGTGTTCGCGGTGAATGCCGCCAAGGCGGGCGACCGGGGCGCCACTCGGCGCTGGCTGCTGGTGTCCTTCGTCGTCGGTGCCGGCTTCGCCGTGACCAAGTGGTACGAATGGAGTGGCAAGCTGGACCAGGGTATCACCATGTATACGAACGATTACTACATGTTCTATTACACCTTGACCGGCGCTCATTTCCTGCACTTTATCGGCGGCATGGTCGCGCTCGCGATCCTGTGGTTCCTGGTCGGGCGGCAGCAGATCAACGCTCGCCTGCTCAATACGATCGAGGCGGGCGCACTGTACTGGCACATGGTGGACCTGCTGTGGATCTTCCTCTTTCCGATGCTTTACCTGCTGGGGGCACGATGA
- a CDS encoding winged helix DNA-binding protein: MLTFFYPIHYQVGMELETQMCQGKLSRQQAAIIWLIESESGEDGWVRRRVVEQALGSWFESSNSRVSQLLKELSNPPLALIVQIENPASGREKLITLTDAGKDFFESMRQAGINYFSSYFSHLRPEELKWGIHFLRMAFGRENAENNPSGLPLPPPLGR, from the coding sequence ATGCTGACCTTTTTCTATCCCATCCATTATCAGGTCGGGATGGAGCTGGAGACCCAGATGTGCCAGGGCAAGCTATCGCGCCAACAGGCGGCGATCATCTGGCTGATCGAGTCGGAGTCGGGAGAGGATGGCTGGGTAAGGCGGCGCGTCGTCGAGCAAGCGCTTGGCAGTTGGTTTGAAAGCAGCAATTCGCGGGTATCCCAGCTCCTGAAGGAGCTTTCCAACCCCCCCCTGGCGCTGATCGTGCAAATCGAAAACCCTGCTTCCGGCCGGGAAAAACTGATCACCCTGACCGATGCCGGCAAGGACTTCTTCGAAAGCATGCGGCAGGCGGGCATCAATTACTTCTCTAGCTACTTCTCCCACCTGCGCCCGGAAGAGCTCAAGTGGGGGATTCATTTCCTGAGAATGGCCTTCGGCAGGGAAAATGCCGAGAACAACCCATCCGGGCTCCCCCTGCCGCCACCTCTCGGCCGCTGA